CTTGTTCTAATACAACCAGAGGCCGAATTCTGCATGCAGGTTCGCCAGAAAATAAAACGCAGCCGAACTATATTATCGGACGAACATACATGCAATGATCATAATGTAACAACATACATGTAATAATAGATCATAATGAGGGCATGAGCGCCATCCTGACCGATTTCTAGTAAGTCTACGCAGCATTCCTACTGTGCGTGCTCCCTTTGAAGTATTGTGCTCTTTACGTGGACTCAAATTTGAGCTTTTCGGTGCTTATGACGCACAAGTTTTTAGTTGAATTCACCTACGGGATACGCTCTTATCCATAAAGAATCCAGATTTGCACAGGAATGCTTTGAGGGAAAACTAGGATTGCGCTTTTTCTGATATTAAGAGAGAGATTAATGCCATCAAGGTGCAATTGAAGGCTACTTATATAGGACTGCAGCGTTTTGTACGATGCATGTATATCTACCGAGGCGGCGAAAACTGCGATGTCACCGGCGTATACGTAAACATGCACATCCGATTGAAAAGCTACAGCACTCATTAAAACCCTAACAGCAATGGCGATAGGACTGATCCTAGCTCTTGCCTGTTTATACGTTAATGGAGACATTCCGCATTGACAGCAGTAAAATTCCCTGTTGTTTAAAAATTCATAAACCCACGCGACAAAATAATTTGACAGACCTGTATTCTGGGGCACGTTTATTCGGCTTACATGCTGTACACTGTCATACGCTTTATTGATATCCAAAGTGACTACAGCAGGATTTCGCGAACGTAgcccacgtcgtcgtcgtcgttgttgttcaTTGCTGCTCAGGTCGAGCGCTCGCGGTTACGATTTTGGCAGTGCTTTCAGCATGGTCGTCGCGGGCGGGCGCTCGCGCCTTCGAGCACGGACCGTGCTGCGCCCGTAACCCGTGCCAGAGCCTTCGTTGACGGGGCTGCGAGTACCTGGACCAGCTGCTGCCGTAGCCTCCGTGAAGAAGGCCGAGTGCGTCGTCCAACGGGGCGTAGCGGCCTACTGCACGCGGCTTGCGCCTGCGGCTACAAATCTTCGAGGTAAGCTGCCGAACACTTCTCATGCCAATACGGCTCAGCCTGCGCCTTCCAGCGCAAGGGGCGTTGCTCAGCAGATCTCGAGAACTTAACGGCCGAAGAGAATGCGTGTCGAATGGCATTCAGTGCAGTAAATGCACCGTGCTGTTTCTTTAGCGTGTTTATCGTGTGCGCTAGTTCGCACTGTCCGTCATCTAGGCGTGGGagctttgtagtttttttttatgcttttagTTCCATGAGTTAACGAATCTGAAGTCCCGAACGCATCACGCAGGGCCATAGCGTGGATACAGATAAAACATATGTTGTGGGGACTCCCTGAGTTGCTGTTTTTGAGCGTCCGTAATTCCGCGGTTAAGACAACTGGTTGATGTGTTCATGATCTGCCATGTGTTATCTTCACGCGACGACGACTTTCAACCACGTTACTCTGCTCTAAGCGTGCACGTTAATTCCCCGCTCACGTTAACACGTTTGAGTCTGGTAAAAGCACTGTTCTAAAgaaccctaaaaaaaaaaagactaggtTAGTTTAGACTAAAAAGTATTGTTTTTTTGCGCTGATACCCCAGTGCCGATACGTAGGTTTGACATGGTAAATTGCGAAACGTTTATTTCGGTCGTTGCAAGCAAGTTTGTCTTTGGCTTTTTTGTGAAGTAAATGTAGTCCATATTTAACCGATAAGCAATTAACTTGACCAGAGCACAGTGTAGAAATTCTTGACGTGGTGGTGAGCTGGTGCACGAAATTCAAAGCAGGGTAGTCacccgttattttttttttctggcagacCAAGGGTCTTCTCATGGTAAGAGTGACCTTTTTGTTGTAGAAGAAGAGCAATTTCTTAATGCAGCTAAATTATCGACCTCCTTATTGTCTCATTTTGGAATGCCAGGTTAATCGGAGCCCGATAAACCTGCAGCTTCGTTGAAAGGAGAGGAAGTTGGATTGTAGTTATTCTAACATACCTGTGTTGACGCGAATAGAGCGCAGATTGATAGCATAATGCAGGTCCTGAATAATGCCCTGCCGGTCGTAGCCGAGATGCCACTGTATTATAATGTAAGCTATCTTATCTAAACAAAGGAATGGACTACTAAGCGCAAATAACAAGCACCGAACGCGGTCGAAGTTATTTTGAAAGCGAATCACTAGCGCCACAACTATACAGTGGTGCTAGAGGCATGGTGTAGGGCAGTTCAAGGTGAAGGTGCGCGCAGCGGAGTGTGGAAGCGTATATAAATTAATGCTTGCGTCGATCTGTGCAGTGCAACTTGATTTTTCCAATGGTCGCGCGTGTTTGTGGGGCCCGTATCGCATGCAGTAGCCCCCACCTCGCAAGCAAAGCTTTCTTATTGAGCTTTGTCTAGTAGCAATGGGCCCGGTTACACGGTACAAACGCTTTTCTGAATGATGACAGCAGCGGAATCTCTGTAGATAAGACATATATAGTACAGCATGCAAAGCTAGGTAAAGGCaaattagtgtttttttttcttatgaattAAAGATATGTTGGCAGTCTGGCAGTCTTCCAGTTCTCTTGTTACATTTTCAGTCATGAGGTGCTGCAGCATTAGCTTATCGAGCCATCATTCGTCAGATTGACTAATCTACTGCCGCCTTGTCCCTGGACATATTTTGAAAAGGCAAAAGATTCTGTTATTTCCAGTCGATGCCACAGTTCTGGATTGCCTATTCTTCAGTCACCCCTTTTCCGCACTCTCACAGTTAAGTTGTCCGTCACCATAGTTGAGTTTAAATTTTTCTCATTGCGAATTCGACTTCTTTAGTGCTTCATTCTCGCGACTGCATGTTGGTGCACGTATGCGTACTAACTTTATTTTATACCCCTCGTTTAgctttatgctgatgacatcaccatcataatcatcatcatcatgagcctattctatgtcctctgcaggacaaaggcctctccctgcaatctccgattacccctgtcctgcgccaaccgattccaactagcgctcgcacatttcctaatttcatcgccccacctagtcttctgccatcctcgactgcgcttcccttctctggcACCCgtcctgtaaccctaatgatccaccggttatctaacctacgcatcacatgacctgcccagctccatttttttcacttaatgtcaattaaaatatcggctatacccgtttgctttctgatccaaaccgctctctttctgtctcctagcgggatacctagcattcttcgttccatcgctctttgcgcggtctttaacttgttctcaagcttctttgtcagtctccaagtttctgccccgtattcCAGCACCTGTAAAATGCCCCgattgtacaccttctttttcattgataatggtaagcttccagtcaggagctcacaacgtctgccgtatgcgatccaacccattttcattcttctgagAATTTcgttctcgtgatcagggttctatgtgagtaatttacctaggtaaacgtactccttcccagactctagaggctgactggcgttcctgaactcttgttcccttgccaggctattcatcattatctttgtcttcagcatattaGAATTAATTGATTCCTAGGTACAGAACTTAGCCAGCAGTGAGAGTTCACCGGTGTTTTCCACTATGTCCTTAAGTATTGCATATCCTTTCCCAATTCTCTCTTATCAGCAGCGCCACTGTAGCAGATTATGTTCTGAAGTCAAGAGTTTGACAAAAATTGTCTGGTCGGGATTAATCGTAGTCAAAGGTAAATTGAAGGCCGAGAACAAACGACAAAAATACAACATTTTAGGCACTGATATATGGGAACCTTGCTCACAATAACCAGACGTCTTGTATTGCGGTTTTTGGGGGTCGGTGTCTTACCTTGGACTATAGGCGCTCATTAGCCGGAAATGTATATGCCTCGCCAGCTGCATTAACTTCGCTAAGCCCTGTGACATCCCAGGTAACGCCAGATAATTCCCCAGAGCCCTACTGAGCTAGCTTCACTCGATAGGATGCGCGTGTTGAAAGTTTCCACGTTTAGTATTTGTGACGGCTTGTTTGGATCCATAAGCGCTTAGCAGTCTCTGCTGCGCAACGGTTTGACTGCGCCGGagccgctggggactgagagTAAAATGTTAATTGCAAGATTCGTGAGAAACGCAGGAATCAACTACTGCGCCAGGGCGGTTGATTCCCGTTATGACGACGGTATGTATTTTATTGTCGAAAGGCCTTTCTAATGGAGTTCTACGTTAATATAACCCTTCAAGCTTCCTGCAGATTTTTTTTACCAGATTCAGGTGCCACTTAAACTGAAAAAATGCAGTGCTTCGCACCGATCGCCATCAGTACTGAAACCCAACGTTCTGCCTGTGCTCCGTGTAACACCAACACGGATGAACGAATATCTTGAAACTGTGCCATTTTCGTGATTCGAGGAAATTATCGGAAGTCATACGCCGGTTTCACAGAGCTGCTGAATCATCAAATAATCATCCAATTACTGATATGTGGAGACAGTTTGTCATCCGCATCAAAATTTGTATATACGAATCTGGCAGTATTCGCGATGACGTTGCAACTTGAGAAAATGGTAATTCTGCTGTGTGAACAAAAAAATTATTAGATGTATACAATACTTACACATTGCGTCCGAATGAcgaattcctttttttctttattgcgacTCTCAACTGAAACGCAACTCTTTTGTTTGCAGACGACTTTCATTGGGGACATAGACAACTGACTGCTTCGGAATGATCTAGCACTATATGGATAGCAGATAGTTTAGCAATGCCCTTGCAAAATGCACTCACAAGATGAGTCGTGTCAACACATACATACAGAAGTTTCTTTCTGGCGCTTTCATAACATTTGTGAAGTCGTTGCTTTTGACAATTCAAACATTTCGATTTTAGTTTTGCTTTAACGTTTTCTTGACAGATAGTGGTCGCACATCCGGACAGAAGCAATGTCGAACACTAACGTCTCCCGCCCACCTTCCCAAGTAAGCGTGACGGGGTCCAGCAGCTCGAACTCACGCATAGAAGTGAGCACGGTGCAAGTAAACGAGGACGAGCAGGCCGGTAACTTGACCATCTACGGTGGAGGTCAGTACAACATCCGGACCACCGTCTCGAAAGAAGGCACTAACTACCAAATCGCGGACCCGACTGGCCAGGTGAGTGTTGGTGGATGTAGACTAGTTCCTTATTACCATGTCTACAGGTCAACTGACAGGAATCAAGATATAGTCGCTTTGGTCGAAAAGTGATTGTTTCAGATCAGTCGCTCAACCCTTGATTTTTTCAGCTTTGCTGATGAAAACGCTTACTTCGTGTCGAGGGTGGTATGAACGGAGGCGTTACGTGAAAAATACCGAGAGAAAGCGTGCGCGCAATGCAAGACAAAGATTCCGGCGCAGCTTGTGGGTCTGGATCATATTGTTACGAATGAagaatgggtttatttacaatgaAAATGGTAGAGAAGACATGGGATGGTCCGAAACAGCCGATCACCCAAAACCCTCGCacgcttcttctttctcttccacGCTCCTCCGATGCGGCGTTACATTTTCCTCCGGGCCAGACGAAGCTCACCGAGCGAGTCATAGTGCACGTTGATGGTGCGGTTTCAATCGTGCGACGTGCACAACTTGCGTCTTGCGTGAACGGCTGTTATAGCCGTCACTTTAGCGATGACATAGGTCACGTCACTCAAGCATTTGAGAATGACGAACGAGCCTGAATACTTGGAGAGAAGCTTTTGGCCATGTCCCCTTTTCCGAACCGGTGTCCACAGCCACACGAAGTCACCGGTGGTGAATCTGACGGGCAGCTGTTGTGCGTCGTAGCGAGCCTTAGCATGAACATGCCACGATAGGGTTCTGAGCCGGGCAAGTCGACGTGCTTCCTCTCCATGACACAATATCTGCGTGACAGAAGCATCGTCGTTAAGTGCAAAAGGAAGTATGGTGTAGAGAAAACTTAAGAGTATGGCGAGCGTAGAGGAGAAAGAAAGGTGCATGCGTGTCCTGTGACTTCATGCTTGGCTGTGTTGAAGGCACACGTGATGAACGGTAATATGgcatcccagttcttatgatcctCTGagacgtacattgaaagcatgttgaCCGGGGTACGATTGGTGCACTCGGTTAgaccattggtttgcggatggtaaggCGTGGAATGACGATATTGAGTTCCACAAAGGCGTAGCAACTCTTCCATGACGTCAGCGGTGAACTGCCGGCCGCGATTGCTTATCACCACACGAGGAGCTCCGTGGCGGAGGATAATCGAATGCAGAAGAAACGCCGAAACATCGGATGCTGTAGCTGAGACAAGTGCCATTGTTTCAGTATAGCGTGCTAAATAATCCACGTACACGATTATCCAGCGACAGCCAGTGGAGGACTTGGGGAAGGGATCGAGCAAATCTGCACGCACTTTCCCAAAAAGTGAAGTCGGTGGTGTAATCGGTTGCAGAGTTCTTGCAAGAGCTTAGTCGGTTGTTTGTGGCGTTGGCAGACATCACAGCTGGCGTCATGCTGCTTGGTTGTCTTTCGCGATTGAGGCCAATAGAAACGTTGTCGGAGGGggtggagcgttcgagtgaatcCAAGGTCACCGGATGTAAGGTCGTCGTGCATGGCCCGAAGTACAGCAAGGCGCAGGTATTTCGGGACGACGAGCAGCAGTGGAGCATCGTTGTTTGAATAATTGTTGTGGTGAAGCAGACCGTCCCGAAACACAAATGGCATAGCCTGTTCAGATCTGTGGGTCGCATCATTAACTGGCTTTCGTGAAGGGTCGCGCTGTTCGTTCTTGAAGACGGCAAAGTCAGGCAAGTCCGATGAGATTGTAGTTAAGTAGTCgtcgaaatcatcatcatcagtaccTTCGCTCTGAGAGGGGCGACAAGATAAGCAGTCGGCATCTGTGTGGCATCGACCACTCTTTTAAGCAACAGAAAAGTCGTATTCTTGAAGAGGCAAGACCAACGACCCAGCCAACGACCCGGCTGGGTCACGCAGTCCG
This Dermacentor albipictus isolate Rhodes 1998 colony chromosome 1, USDA_Dalb.pri_finalv2, whole genome shotgun sequence DNA region includes the following protein-coding sequences:
- the LOC135909431 gene encoding uncharacterized protein; the protein is MSNTNVSRPPSQVSVTGSSSSNSRIEVSTVQVNEDEQAGNLTIYGGGQYNIRTTVSKEGTNYQIADPTGQVKNINLPNTRSPSGLPGKYEKRVIIDNGVETIEEYQNDRLVSRTVNGVAQPVS